The proteins below come from a single Ictidomys tridecemlineatus isolate mIctTri1 chromosome 8, mIctTri1.hap1, whole genome shotgun sequence genomic window:
- the Vgll2 gene encoding transcription cofactor vestigial-like protein 2 isoform X1 → MSCLDVMYQVYGPPQPYFAAAYTPYHQKLAYYSKMQEAQECNASPSSSGSGSSSFSSQTPASIKEEEGSPEKERPPEAEYINSRCVLFTYFQGDISSVVDEHFSRALSQPSSYSPSCTSSKAPRSSGPWRDSSFPMNQRSFPASFWNSAYQAPVPAPLGSPLAAAHSELPFATADPYSPAALHSHLHQGAAEAWHHAHPHHAHPHHPYALGGALGAQAAAYPRPATVHEVYAPHFDPRYGPLLMPASSGRPARLATAPAPAPGSPPCELSAKGEPAGGAWTAPGGPFVSPSGDVTQSLGLSVDSGKRRRECSLSGAPPALYPTLG, encoded by the exons ATGAGCTGTCTGGATGTTATGTACCAAGTCTATGGTCCTCCGCAGCCTTACTTCGCAGCCGCCTACACCCCCTATCACCAG aaGCTAGCCTATTACTCCAAAATGCAGGAAGCCCAAGAGTGCAACGCCAGCCCCAGCAGCAGTGGCAGTGGCAGCTCCTCATTTTCTAGCCAAACCCCAGCCAGCATAAAAGAGGAGGAAGGCAGCCCAGAGAAAGAGCGCCCACCAGAGGCAGAGTACATCAACTCCCGCTGCGTCCTCTTCACCTATTTCCAGGGGGACATCAGCTCCGTGGTGGATGAACATTTCAGTAGGGCCCTGAGCCAGCCTAGCAGCTACTCCCCGAGCTGTACCAGCAGCAAAGCACCAAGGAGCTCTGGTCCCTGGAGAG ACAGCTCCTTCCCGATGAACCAGCGCAGCTTTCCCGCCTCCTTCTGGAACAGCGCGTACCAGGCACCAGTACCCGCACCTCTGGGCAGTCCTCTGGCCGCGGCTCACTCTGAGCTACCCTTCGCCACCGCAGACCCCTACTCTCCCGCGGCGCTGCACAGCCACCTGCACCAGGGCGCAGCCGAGGCATGGCACCACGCGCACCCGCACCACGCACATCCCCACCACCCGTATGCGCTGGGCGGCGCCCTTGGCGCCCAGGCCGCTGCCTACCCGCGACCCGCCACTGTGCATGAAGTCTACGCGCCGCACTTCGACCCTCGCTATGGTCCTTTGCTGATGCCCGCCTCCTCCGGGCGCCCGGCTCGTCTTGCAACAGCTCCGGCACCCGCACCCGGCAGCCCACCTTGTGAGCTCTCCGCAAAGGGCGAGCCAGCCGGAGGCGCGTGGACCGCGCCCGGGGGGCCCTTCGTGAGCCCTTCGGGGGATGTGACCCAGAGCCTGGGCCTCAGCGTGGACTCAGGTAAGCGGAGGAGGGAGTGTAGCCTCTCCGGAGCCCCTCCAGCGCTGTACCCGACCCTGGGCTAA
- the Vgll2 gene encoding transcription cofactor vestigial-like protein 2 isoform X2 yields the protein MSCLDVMYQVYGPPQPYFAAAYTPYHQKLAYYSKMQEAQECNASPSSSGSGSSSFSSQTPASIKEEEGSPEKERPPEAEYINSRCVLFTYFQGDISSVVDEHFSRALSQPSSYSPSCTSSKAPRSSGPWRDSSFPMNQRSFPASFWNSAYQAPVPAPLGSPLAAAHSELPFATADPYSPAALHSHLHQGAAEAWHHAHPHHAHPHHPYALGGALGAQAAAYPRPATVHEVYAPHFDPRYGPLLMPASSGRPARLATAPAPAPGSPPCELSAKGEPAGGAWTAPGGPFVSPSGDVTQSLGLSVDSAPRYSLCGASLLS from the exons ATGAGCTGTCTGGATGTTATGTACCAAGTCTATGGTCCTCCGCAGCCTTACTTCGCAGCCGCCTACACCCCCTATCACCAG aaGCTAGCCTATTACTCCAAAATGCAGGAAGCCCAAGAGTGCAACGCCAGCCCCAGCAGCAGTGGCAGTGGCAGCTCCTCATTTTCTAGCCAAACCCCAGCCAGCATAAAAGAGGAGGAAGGCAGCCCAGAGAAAGAGCGCCCACCAGAGGCAGAGTACATCAACTCCCGCTGCGTCCTCTTCACCTATTTCCAGGGGGACATCAGCTCCGTGGTGGATGAACATTTCAGTAGGGCCCTGAGCCAGCCTAGCAGCTACTCCCCGAGCTGTACCAGCAGCAAAGCACCAAGGAGCTCTGGTCCCTGGAGAG ACAGCTCCTTCCCGATGAACCAGCGCAGCTTTCCCGCCTCCTTCTGGAACAGCGCGTACCAGGCACCAGTACCCGCACCTCTGGGCAGTCCTCTGGCCGCGGCTCACTCTGAGCTACCCTTCGCCACCGCAGACCCCTACTCTCCCGCGGCGCTGCACAGCCACCTGCACCAGGGCGCAGCCGAGGCATGGCACCACGCGCACCCGCACCACGCACATCCCCACCACCCGTATGCGCTGGGCGGCGCCCTTGGCGCCCAGGCCGCTGCCTACCCGCGACCCGCCACTGTGCATGAAGTCTACGCGCCGCACTTCGACCCTCGCTATGGTCCTTTGCTGATGCCCGCCTCCTCCGGGCGCCCGGCTCGTCTTGCAACAGCTCCGGCACCCGCACCCGGCAGCCCACCTTGTGAGCTCTCCGCAAAGGGCGAGCCAGCCGGAGGCGCGTGGACCGCGCCCGGGGGGCCCTTCGTGAGCCCTTCGGGGGATGTGACCCAGAGCCTGGGCCTCAGCGTGGACTCAG